A window of Metabacillus sp. B2-18 contains these coding sequences:
- a CDS encoding winged helix-turn-helix transcriptional regulator: MKINLCPKMESAFRLLGKRWIGIIIHVLLDGPKRFKDLTDIIPSISQKMLSERLKELENEGLLKRIVIDDTPVKVIYELTEKGKDLTGVINEIGIWANKHCIEQKEDN; encoded by the coding sequence TTGAAAATCAATCTTTGTCCAAAAATGGAATCTGCATTTAGGCTTTTGGGAAAACGTTGGATTGGTATTATCATTCATGTTTTATTGGATGGACCAAAACGGTTTAAAGACTTAACTGATATTATCCCTAGTATTAGTCAAAAGATGTTATCTGAACGCCTTAAGGAACTGGAAAATGAAGGTCTTTTAAAGAGAATTGTTATCGACGATACTCCAGTAAAAGTGATATACGAGTTAACGGAAAAAGGGAAAGACTTAACGGGAGTAATTAATGAAATAGGAATCTGGGCCAATAAACATTGTATTGAACAAAAGGAGGACAATTAG
- a CDS encoding nitroreductase family protein: MNTDYLDDVKTVINNRASVRHYNPNKKITKEELTEILTLATKAPSAWNLQHWHFSVFHSDESKQKLLPIAYNQNQIVESSAVVALLGDLEANLNTDTVYAPLVDAGYMTSEIKETLAGQINRAYENKGFARDAAFSNASLAAMQLILAAKANGYDSCAIGGFNKDQFIEEFSVSERYVPIMLITLGQAAKPAHKSNRLDIDTVTTWL; the protein is encoded by the coding sequence ATGAATACAGATTACCTAGACGATGTAAAAACAGTTATTAATAATCGCGCATCTGTTCGTCACTATAATCCAAACAAGAAAATAACAAAAGAAGAACTAACAGAAATTTTAACATTAGCAACTAAAGCTCCATCAGCATGGAACTTACAACATTGGCATTTCTCTGTTTTTCATTCAGATGAATCTAAACAAAAGCTGTTGCCAATTGCCTATAATCAAAACCAAATAGTAGAATCATCTGCTGTTGTTGCATTATTAGGTGATCTAGAAGCAAATCTTAATACAGATACAGTATATGCTCCGCTTGTTGATGCCGGCTATATGACATCCGAGATTAAAGAAACACTTGCAGGCCAAATTAACCGAGCTTACGAAAATAAAGGATTTGCAAGAGATGCTGCATTTTCAAACGCATCATTAGCAGCAATGCAACTTATACTTGCCGCTAAAGCCAATGGCTATGACTCCTGTGCAATTGGTGGGTTTAATAAGGATCAATTCATTGAGGAGTTTTCCGTATCAGAAAGATATGTTCCAATTATGCTAATCACACTTGGACAAGCAGCTAAACCAGCTCATAAAAGCAATCGTTTAGATATTGACACTGTAACAACTTGGTTGTAG
- a CDS encoding SDR family oxidoreductase — protein sequence MKRTVIVTGGANGIGKELVLQYSAKGYNVVIADIEEQAGLDLEQTCKNQGLEATFTRTDVSNVADIENLIEQAVVKYNTVDILINNAGLSKWFSPYDISVEEWEKIIHTNLRSVMFASREAAKVMKMNKGGKIVNIASTRALMSEENSEAYAATKGGIVALTHALATSFSSDNIQVNAISPGWIETGEYEALREKDHAQHLSNRVGKPSDIAKACFYLTSEDNDFVTGTNIVVDGGMTKKMIYEE from the coding sequence ATGAAAAGAACTGTGATTGTCACTGGTGGTGCAAACGGGATCGGCAAGGAACTTGTCCTTCAATATTCAGCAAAAGGGTATAATGTTGTGATTGCAGACATAGAAGAGCAAGCTGGTTTGGATTTAGAACAAACTTGTAAAAATCAAGGACTGGAGGCCACATTTACAAGAACAGATGTATCAAATGTGGCCGATATTGAGAACTTAATAGAGCAAGCAGTAGTAAAATATAATACAGTAGATATCTTAATTAACAATGCTGGACTTTCTAAATGGTTTTCACCGTATGACATTTCTGTAGAAGAATGGGAGAAGATAATTCATACTAATTTACGGAGTGTTATGTTTGCTTCAAGAGAAGCTGCAAAAGTGATGAAAATGAACAAAGGTGGGAAAATTGTTAATATAGCTTCAACAAGAGCACTTATGTCTGAAGAAAATTCTGAGGCATATGCTGCAACAAAAGGCGGGATTGTTGCCCTTACACATGCATTGGCCACTTCTTTTAGTTCAGATAATATTCAAGTGAATGCTATTTCGCCAGGGTGGATTGAAACTGGAGAGTATGAAGCACTTCGAGAAAAAGATCATGCTCAACATTTATCAAATAGAGTCGGAAAACCATCTGATATAGCAAAGGCTTGTTTTTATTTAACATCTGAAGACAATGATTT